The following proteins are encoded in a genomic region of Polyangiaceae bacterium:
- a CDS encoding radical SAM protein: MADAGASAEKTLSITTSLCHTCKKTVQAEVVRTGDEVFLRKRCDAHGAADVLLSSSADWYESTVAHSTVLSPPAKPRPVAAGCPYDCGPCASHEQRNHLPVVPITSKCDLDCPICYTHNKNDGAYHMSEDELASILKHLQHTVPDRRILNLTGGEPTQHPAFEKLVDLCAQHGINRVTISTHGLRFLRDEPLLERLAKMGARIILSFDSFESEANKKMLGGHHLNAKLKILDLLEKHHVDTTLLPVLARGVNDHEIGAFLDLALSKNFIRSVEFHPMTFTGQSGTSFERSARYTAFDAVADIERQTQGLIRVEDFVPSPLAHPLCYQIAYLLRLRDGRWIPFTRFMTRDDLRHLLSLALYIVPGPEMEQILTDVLNRLWAGEVECEDLDEVLASLKELVTRMFAPDTDEQRRMLIAETCTKAIYVHTHMDEETFDTDRIRKCCVGMPGPDGSNIPSCAYNVLYRERDARFTPQPAAALVKLGLGRRA, encoded by the coding sequence ATGGCGGACGCAGGGGCATCGGCAGAAAAAACGTTGAGCATCACGACGAGTCTTTGCCATACGTGCAAAAAGACGGTGCAAGCCGAAGTCGTGCGGACAGGCGATGAGGTTTTTCTTCGCAAGCGATGCGATGCGCACGGCGCGGCAGACGTATTGCTTTCGTCGTCGGCCGATTGGTATGAAAGCACCGTGGCTCATTCTACGGTCCTTTCGCCGCCCGCAAAGCCTCGACCGGTGGCGGCTGGATGTCCGTACGATTGCGGCCCGTGTGCTTCCCACGAGCAACGTAATCACTTGCCCGTCGTTCCCATCACATCAAAATGCGACCTCGATTGCCCCATTTGTTATACACACAATAAAAACGACGGCGCGTATCACATGTCGGAGGACGAGCTTGCCTCCATTTTGAAGCACTTGCAACATACGGTGCCGGACAGGCGCATTCTCAATTTGACTGGGGGCGAACCGACGCAGCATCCGGCATTTGAAAAGCTGGTTGATTTGTGTGCGCAACATGGCATCAATCGAGTCACCATATCGACGCACGGCTTGCGGTTCTTGCGGGACGAACCTTTGCTCGAACGTCTCGCGAAAATGGGCGCGCGGATCATTTTGTCGTTCGATTCGTTCGAAAGTGAAGCAAACAAGAAAATGCTCGGGGGTCATCACCTGAATGCAAAATTGAAAATTCTCGACTTGCTCGAAAAGCACCATGTCGATACGACGCTCTTGCCCGTTCTGGCACGGGGTGTAAATGATCACGAGATCGGCGCTTTCCTTGATTTGGCACTATCAAAAAATTTCATCCGATCCGTCGAATTTCATCCAATGACGTTCACCGGGCAAAGCGGGACGAGTTTCGAGCGCAGCGCGAGATATACGGCATTCGATGCCGTGGCCGATATCGAAAGACAAACGCAAGGCCTCATACGGGTCGAGGACTTCGTGCCGTCGCCGCTCGCGCATCCACTATGTTATCAAATCGCATACTTGTTGCGATTGCGCGATGGTCGGTGGATACCTTTTACGCGTTTCATGACGCGCGACGACCTGCGCCATCTCCTTTCGCTTGCGCTTTATATCGTGCCTGGCCCGGAAATGGAACAGATTCTCACGGACGTGCTCAACCGATTGTGGGCGGGCGAAGTGGAATGCGAAGACCTGGATGAAGTCCTCGCGTCGCTCAAAGAGCTCGTGACGCGCATGTTTGCCCCCGATACGGACGAGCAGCGCCGGATGCTCATTGCCGAAACATGCACGAAGGCCATTTACGTGCACACGCACATGGACGAAGAAACGTTCGATACGGATCGCATTCGCAAGTGTTGTGTGGGGATGCCGGGTCCCGATGGATCGAACATTCCTTCATGCGCCTACAACGTTCTTTATCGCGAACGCGATGCGAGGTTCACCCCGCAACCCGCCGCTGCGCTCGTCAAGCTCGGTTTGGGGCGGCGCGCATGA
- a CDS encoding SDR family oxidoreductase yields MKTSLEGKRCLVTGGSRNLGRAICLALGRAGAKVAYTYKERDDDAAETGRLLREIGVEPVVVKGSVFDAKHVAQAVKAVEVAFGGIDVLVNNAGLTQILPIALIEEDEWDAVMDTNVKGPYLFSRAVLRSMIRSKKGHILNIGSFGADRVLDAPVHYAASKAAIVGFSMALAKEVGRYGIAVNCLVPGLLETGLSHRLPKHRVDSYVAQSALGRLGTVEEIADFAAWLVSDENSFMTGGQVVIDGGL; encoded by the coding sequence ATGAAAACATCGCTCGAAGGTAAACGGTGTCTCGTCACGGGCGGTTCACGCAACCTCGGTCGAGCCATCTGTTTGGCGCTGGGTCGTGCGGGGGCAAAAGTCGCATACACATACAAAGAGCGCGATGACGACGCGGCAGAAACGGGCCGGCTTTTGCGCGAAATCGGTGTGGAACCCGTCGTCGTGAAGGGCTCCGTATTCGATGCGAAGCACGTGGCACAGGCCGTAAAAGCGGTGGAAGTCGCGTTTGGCGGCATCGACGTTTTGGTGAACAATGCCGGCCTTACACAGATATTGCCCATTGCGCTCATCGAGGAAGACGAATGGGATGCCGTGATGGATACGAACGTCAAGGGGCCGTATCTTTTTTCGCGTGCCGTGTTGCGGTCGATGATTCGGTCGAAAAAGGGGCACATTCTGAACATCGGATCATTCGGCGCCGATCGGGTCCTCGATGCGCCCGTGCATTACGCCGCATCCAAAGCGGCGATCGTTGGGTTTTCAATGGCGCTCGCGAAAGAAGTCGGTCGCTATGGAATTGCCGTCAATTGCCTCGTGCCGGGACTGCTCGAGACGGGACTGTCGCATCGATTGCCGAAACACCGCGTCGATAGTTATGTCGCGCAATCGGCGCTCGGTCGCCTTGGAACGGTCGAAGAAATCGCAGATTTTGCGGCGTGGCTCGTATCCGACGAAAACTCGTTCATGACGGGTGGTCAGGTCGTCATCGATGGTGGTTTGTGA
- a CDS encoding acyl carrier protein, with the protein MAVVLPESSDPEIAEKVRNIVAEALALDPSAVKNESLLMTDLGAESLDYLDIVFKIERTFGIQITRGEMQKAAQGDMTDDEFAPGGVVSEKGLERLRELLPEAKDRIVPGLRPVQILALFSVQTFIRMVEVKRHGITV; encoded by the coding sequence ATGGCCGTCGTCTTGCCCGAATCGTCCGATCCCGAAATTGCTGAAAAAGTCCGCAACATCGTCGCCGAAGCCCTCGCGCTCGATCCCAGCGCCGTCAAGAACGAGTCGCTTCTCATGACGGACCTCGGCGCCGAATCGCTCGATTATCTCGACATCGTCTTCAAAATCGAGCGTACGTTCGGCATCCAGATCACGCGGGGCGAAATGCAAAAAGCAGCCCAAGGTGACATGACGGACGATGAATTCGCCCCCGGAGGCGTCGTGTCCGAAAAGGGCCTCGAAAGGTTGCGTGAATTGCTCCCCGAAGCGAAAGATCGCATCGTGCCAGGCCTACGGCCCGTACAAATCCTCGCACTTTTTTCAGTACAAACATTCATTCGAATGGTCGAGGTCAAGCGCCACGGAATCACGGTTTGA
- a CDS encoding redoxin domain-containing protein: MANLYPVLQKRGVGIAAISVDTAEDSAKLAKSLELPYPLLEDKDLRVALQWGVAMEGRDIAVPAVFVVLPNGTIFWKKVGENVADRPTNSQILEVTAKAVEASKQK; encoded by the coding sequence CTGGCAAATCTGTATCCGGTTCTTCAGAAGCGAGGTGTCGGAATCGCAGCGATCAGCGTCGATACTGCCGAAGATTCCGCCAAACTGGCGAAATCTCTCGAATTGCCCTATCCGCTGCTCGAGGACAAAGACTTGCGTGTGGCATTGCAATGGGGCGTGGCCATGGAAGGCCGAGACATCGCCGTTCCGGCGGTTTTCGTGGTCCTCCCGAACGGCACGATCTTTTGGAAAAAAGTGGGCGAAAATGTCGCCGACAGGCCCACGAACTCCCAAATCCTCGAAGTCACGGCCAAAGCCGTGGAAGCATCGAAACAGAAATGA
- a CDS encoding redoxin domain-containing protein codes for MQAKYSVMQSRRLFVLATFVALVGVACVKTRAPSVATNAPAPAFSLTDSAGKQVSLADLTANGPAVIAFYRGYW; via the coding sequence ATGCAAGCGAAATACTCGGTTATGCAATCTCGTCGCCTCTTTGTGCTCGCCACGTTCGTGGCGCTCGTCGGCGTGGCCTGTGTCAAAACGCGCGCACCGTCCGTCGCCACGAACGCGCCTGCACCCGCGTTTTCCCTGACCGACTCCGCGGGCAAACAGGTCTCGCTCGCAGACTTGACGGCCAACGGCCCGGCCGTCATTGCGTTTTACCGTGGATATTGGTGA
- a CDS encoding M20/M25/M40 family metallo-hydrolase, with protein MTTSSEASADLGAYSELANHAIRLCQTLLRIDTTNPPGRERAAADVVADELDRAGLSPKLIESAPDRANVVARLTGTGELPPLLLTAHLDVVEADPAVWAHPPFSGVIADGCLWGRGAIDMKNMAAMSIAIMTRLAREKRKLRRDIIFAAVADEEAGCDYGSRFLVENHADLVRAEYAIGESGGYTLHVGGGIFYPIQVAEKGICWVRARVTGEAGHGSMPREDSAIIKLAEAIARLGEDGLPVHVTPYVRDFVEGLASRKAGPLTPLLLKLLHPNVAPHILRKLPDRSIARSFAALLSNTASPTLLRAGAKINVIPGVAEMDIDGRTLPGQTEDDFLRELSAVLGPGISLEVLKYMPATTTDPVESPLFDTIRNAILAREPSAAVIPYMIPGFTDAKYFTKLGAKWYGFSPVKMPPGLRFAELFHGRDERIPVDGLAWGTDLLFDVVERFCT; from the coding sequence ATGACGACATCGTCCGAAGCTTCCGCAGACTTGGGCGCATATAGCGAGCTTGCCAATCACGCGATCCGCCTATGCCAAACGCTTCTTCGCATCGACACGACCAATCCCCCGGGCCGAGAACGAGCCGCCGCGGACGTCGTGGCCGATGAGCTCGATCGCGCCGGCTTGTCACCGAAACTCATCGAAAGCGCACCCGATCGGGCGAATGTCGTTGCGCGGCTCACGGGCACTGGCGAATTGCCGCCATTGCTTCTCACCGCACATCTCGACGTGGTCGAAGCGGATCCCGCCGTGTGGGCTCACCCCCCATTCTCGGGCGTCATCGCCGATGGTTGCTTGTGGGGTCGTGGGGCCATCGATATGAAAAACATGGCCGCGATGTCGATTGCCATCATGACTCGTCTCGCGCGAGAAAAACGCAAGCTCCGCAGGGACATCATTTTCGCAGCCGTCGCGGACGAAGAGGCGGGTTGTGATTACGGTTCACGGTTTCTCGTGGAGAATCACGCGGACCTCGTGCGAGCCGAATACGCCATTGGCGAAAGCGGCGGGTATACGCTCCATGTCGGAGGTGGCATTTTTTATCCCATTCAAGTCGCCGAAAAAGGGATTTGTTGGGTGCGTGCGCGCGTGACCGGTGAAGCCGGGCACGGCTCCATGCCTCGCGAAGACTCCGCCATCATCAAGCTCGCAGAAGCCATTGCAAGGCTTGGCGAAGATGGTTTGCCCGTGCACGTGACGCCTTATGTGCGCGATTTCGTAGAAGGGCTTGCATCACGAAAAGCCGGCCCGCTCACGCCGCTGCTGCTCAAGCTTTTGCACCCGAACGTAGCTCCTCATATTCTCCGCAAGCTTCCCGATCGCTCGATCGCACGCTCGTTCGCGGCGCTTTTATCGAATACTGCCTCTCCGACACTGCTTCGCGCCGGCGCAAAAATCAATGTCATTCCAGGGGTTGCCGAAATGGATATCGACGGACGAACCCTTCCCGGACAAACCGAAGACGACTTCTTGCGCGAACTGTCCGCGGTGCTAGGCCCTGGCATTTCTCTCGAAGTGCTCAAGTACATGCCCGCAACGACCACCGATCCCGTCGAATCTCCTCTATTCGACACCATCCGCAATGCAATCCTCGCAAGGGAACCCTCTGCCGCCGTCATCCCCTACATGATCCCCGGCTTTACCGACGCCAAGTACTTCACGAAGCTCGGAGCCAAGTGGTATGGGTTTTCCCCCGTCAAAATGCCCCCCGGATTGCGCTTTGCCGAACTGTTCCATGGCCGAGACGAACGCATTCCCGTCGATGGGCTCGCGTGGGGCACCGATTTGCTCTTCGATGTCGTCGAACGCTTTTGCACGTGA